The following proteins are encoded in a genomic region of Sneathiella marina:
- a CDS encoding lipase family protein, with protein MTPVEAALCAKIAYLDEGAAAARKLGFSYRAVRRNSHFAWIGRRGALTVIAFRGSAFSRSGSGPYRANMSTDLVPWMGPGLVHEGYHQAMWQLVAALRRERINGENVILTGHSMGAALAVLAARFLLAKRVHAFACPRIGNKVFAKNITSHVRITRYVNRGDFLSRLPFRGSVRRGDRQQTEAYVHAGRAVRLSTFGHGMAAYVSGVSGKKHRYFSTS; from the coding sequence ATGACACCGGTTGAAGCGGCTCTTTGCGCGAAAATCGCCTATCTGGATGAGGGGGCGGCAGCGGCCCGCAAACTGGGGTTCAGCTACCGGGCGGTGAGGCGGAATTCGCATTTCGCCTGGATTGGCCGGCGCGGGGCCCTGACGGTCATCGCCTTTCGGGGCAGCGCTTTTTCGCGCTCAGGCTCCGGTCCCTATCGAGCCAATATGTCTACGGATCTGGTGCCCTGGATGGGGCCCGGGCTGGTGCATGAGGGCTATCACCAGGCCATGTGGCAATTGGTGGCGGCCCTCCGGCGGGAGCGGATCAACGGGGAAAATGTTATCCTCACCGGGCATTCCATGGGCGCCGCCCTGGCGGTTCTGGCGGCCCGGTTCCTGTTGGCAAAGCGGGTTCACGCCTTTGCCTGTCCGCGCATCGGCAATAAGGTTTTTGCCAAAAACATCACGTCTCACGTGCGGATCACCCGCTATGTCAATCGCGGGGATTTTCTGTCGCGCCTGCCGTTTCGCGGGTCCGTTCGCAGAGGTGATCGGCAACAGACGGAGGCATATGTCCATGCCGGTCGTGCTGTCCGCCTGAGCACGTTCGGGCATGGCATGGCGGCTTATGTAAGCGGTGTTTCAGGCAAAAAACATCGGTATTTCTCAACATCCTAA
- a CDS encoding DUF2163 domain-containing protein → MKSASPAMAAHLQGDLTSLVTCWRLRRTDGMGMFFTDFDQDLDIDGDIYEADKGYSRTAITNSDSFTVDNLDIIGYLDSDAITETDLLSGLYDHAQIHIFMVNWQDLSMGSIPLRTGWLGELSLIDQQFTAELRGLSQALLTQIGETYGPTCRADFGDGACTVDTAALMKKDQVAAVVSRREFILSDYAAEAGEPVGGVLSFTSGLNAGRRLEISHWQPGSQQVTLFLAAPFDIEPGDGVTVTRGCDKSFATCRDHFANQINFRGFPHIPGTDALTEDADA, encoded by the coding sequence ATGAAATCCGCCAGCCCGGCAATGGCCGCGCATCTGCAAGGCGACCTGACCTCGCTGGTAACCTGCTGGCGGCTCCGGCGGACCGATGGGATGGGGATGTTTTTCACCGATTTTGACCAGGATCTGGATATTGACGGCGACATATATGAGGCGGACAAGGGATATTCCCGGACGGCCATCACCAATTCCGACAGCTTTACGGTCGATAACCTTGATATCATTGGATATTTAGACAGTGACGCGATCACCGAAACAGATCTTTTATCGGGCCTGTATGACCATGCCCAAATCCATATTTTCATGGTCAACTGGCAGGATTTGAGCATGGGAAGCATCCCGCTTCGCACGGGCTGGCTGGGGGAGCTGTCGCTGATCGATCAGCAATTTACCGCCGAACTGCGCGGGTTGAGTCAGGCGCTGCTGACACAAATCGGCGAGACATACGGGCCCACCTGCCGGGCCGATTTCGGCGATGGGGCCTGCACCGTCGATACGGCGGCGCTGATGAAAAAGGATCAGGTGGCCGCGGTTGTGAGCCGCCGTGAGTTTATCCTGTCGGACTATGCCGCAGAGGCGGGCGAGCCGGTCGGCGGGGTGCTGTCCTTTACCAGCGGCCTGAATGCCGGTCGCCGTCTTGAAATCAGTCACTGGCAGCCGGGATCGCAACAGGTGACCCTGTTTCTGGCCGCCCCCTTTGATATTGAGCCCGGTGACGGGGTCACGGTGACCCGGGGCTGCGACAAAAGCTTCGCCACCTGCCGGGATCACTTTGCCAACCAGATCAATTTTCGCGGCTTTCCGCATATCCCCGGGACCGATGCCCTGACGGAGGACGCGGATGCCTGA
- a CDS encoding LysE family translocator encodes MELYLTLILVSLGLVLVPGPNVALIIANAMRYGTRYGLCTVAGTTCGIALQLALVVVGIGALLDFAANVLIWVKWAGVLYMVYLGFRTWLTSPEDLSLITARKAPALTLYWQGLGIAVLNPKTLIFNAAFLPQFVAPGGSYAWQLAVVSAIFLTTVTIGDSIWAVFAGALRPVMLKFQRLRNRVTGLFFVAAGIGLALSDQRK; translated from the coding sequence ATGGAACTCTATCTCACCCTTATCCTCGTCAGCCTCGGGCTGGTGCTGGTCCCCGGACCCAATGTGGCGTTGATCATTGCCAATGCCATGCGCTATGGCACGCGATACGGCCTTTGTACCGTTGCCGGGACCACATGCGGCATCGCCCTGCAGCTTGCCCTGGTGGTTGTCGGAATTGGCGCCCTGCTTGATTTTGCCGCCAATGTCCTGATCTGGGTGAAATGGGCGGGCGTGCTCTATATGGTGTATCTGGGATTTCGGACCTGGCTCACCTCACCCGAAGACCTGTCCCTGATCACGGCGCGCAAAGCCCCGGCCCTCACCCTTTATTGGCAGGGTCTGGGCATCGCCGTCCTTAATCCCAAGACCCTGATTTTCAACGCGGCCTTCCTGCCGCAATTTGTCGCGCCGGGCGGCAGCTACGCCTGGCAGCTCGCCGTCGTCTCCGCCATCTTCCTGACCACGGTCACCATCGGCGATTCCATCTGGGCGGTGTTTGCCGGAGCCTTGCGCCCGGTCATGCTGAAATTCCAGCGCCTGCGCAACCGGGTCACCGGCCTTTTTTTTGTCGCCGCCGGTATCGGCCTCGCCTTGAGTGACCAGCGGAAATAG
- a CDS encoding phage tail protein, protein MGSLALGIVGAGIGSVTGVGAAAGWTLGTALGQVLFPDTPENTGSQLGDLKVTGASYGRPIPHIYGTMRLGGTIIWTSGWRATRTPASGGGKGGGPRQPAGMSYSSSFAVAIAAGEIAALIKIWADGVILYDREAAGAVIAPGLRVRFYPGTQTQLPDSVMSAALGADAVPAYRGLCYLVFEDFPLTDFGNRLPNIEVLVSTEPDIVYPLTSSRQPSLQPGSLAYDGDRGFAYSYEVADGVDLVRKIKVEDLTVVQAAKIGRDFPRLPDAASGFSLDRQGRFWIGTGFGLLSGRQLHRVKAAALTLEKTTDLPPGIAALGFSTDCVSRLTGARVQVFGSRQNGQVAVFDEDLQLVAKIETAAKVCTGAVTDQREDGWIVMSGQLGTSAISDLEIVHVSIFGAPDVEGGRFNVISTRHHIAAADLTPRGGSGGEGNNVTRLVAYLPVSEELVLQNDHRIFKWSLLSATVSARRDTGGLNGALSLRHGHGNSELFYVEAGRYGVYLDAGTLAEKDRVDLTRFDGITGTTKNLYEASSDSLLVFDAGVGLRRLFLRRRSGGAADLGRVVGDLCTRAGLSAAEFDTDRLQTPLPGYVVNRSMSVADALQPLRQYGFFDVVESNEKLSFIPRNQQRALLLDHDQLLAPPTLQRVQESELPERISVTYLAADAGYQLGSQSEKRSCQPTATMFGRNHLSRNLPLALTADGARQTAEKTLYALWAERQSLTARLPLRYLLLDPADVIEVSLPAGDAVMRLAEVNLGADMSLSVTAKTISAFDYSSRVSGQAGTGYEQVLIRQGTHGDMFILDLPLLRDQDATAGSGSRYYFALDRYQPGVQRGALHVARDDQRYQLAGTVFENASWGIALQALPAPDTPWQTDRVNSLDVSFVNGGGALETISEAALLNGGNALLVGDEILQFAEVSQNGDGSYHLATLIRGRRGTEGARHSHQTGERVLLLSEEALGRGFTPLGELNLPRSFKGVGAGQSLELAPAEIRTLTGKDLRPYAPVQITATRRDNRLYLGWQRRTRIGGGGLNGIVPLSETHERYELVFTHAGKTVSKYLSDATEYAYELAEFNADFNQDLTGFPVLSLKLYQLSETIGRGYPAVKEI, encoded by the coding sequence ATGGGAAGCCTTGCTTTGGGTATTGTTGGTGCCGGTATCGGGTCCGTAACCGGTGTGGGAGCTGCAGCCGGTTGGACATTGGGAACGGCATTGGGGCAGGTTCTGTTCCCCGACACCCCGGAAAATACCGGATCGCAGCTTGGTGATCTGAAAGTCACCGGCGCCAGCTACGGGCGGCCGATCCCCCATATCTATGGCACCATGCGGCTTGGCGGCACGATCATCTGGACCTCCGGCTGGCGGGCAACCCGGACCCCGGCCAGCGGTGGCGGCAAAGGCGGGGGCCCCCGCCAACCCGCGGGCATGTCCTATTCCAGCAGTTTCGCTGTCGCCATCGCGGCAGGGGAGATTGCCGCCTTGATTAAAATCTGGGCGGACGGCGTGATCCTCTATGATCGCGAAGCGGCGGGCGCGGTGATCGCGCCGGGCCTGCGCGTCCGCTTTTATCCCGGCACACAAACGCAACTGCCCGATAGCGTGATGTCGGCGGCCCTTGGCGCAGACGCGGTGCCGGCTTATCGCGGCCTCTGTTATCTGGTGTTCGAGGATTTCCCCCTGACTGATTTTGGCAACCGGCTGCCCAATATCGAGGTGCTGGTGAGCACGGAGCCCGACATTGTTTATCCGCTGACCAGCAGCAGGCAGCCCAGTCTTCAGCCGGGGTCGCTGGCGTATGATGGGGATCGGGGATTTGCCTATAGTTACGAGGTCGCGGACGGTGTCGATCTGGTGCGTAAAATTAAGGTGGAGGATCTGACCGTTGTCCAGGCTGCGAAAATCGGCCGGGATTTTCCCCGTCTTCCCGATGCTGCCAGCGGCTTTTCACTGGACCGGCAGGGGCGGTTCTGGATCGGGACAGGCTTCGGGCTGTTAAGCGGACGGCAATTGCACCGGGTCAAAGCGGCCGCGCTGACCCTGGAAAAAACCACCGACTTGCCGCCCGGCATTGCGGCGCTGGGTTTTTCCACGGACTGTGTTTCCAGGCTGACCGGTGCGCGGGTCCAGGTTTTCGGCTCCCGGCAGAACGGCCAGGTTGCCGTGTTCGACGAGGATTTGCAGCTGGTGGCAAAAATCGAAACCGCCGCAAAGGTGTGTACAGGCGCCGTGACCGATCAGCGCGAGGACGGCTGGATTGTCATGTCAGGCCAGCTTGGCACCTCAGCGATCAGTGACCTGGAGATTGTCCATGTCTCGATTTTCGGCGCCCCGGACGTGGAGGGAGGCCGCTTTAATGTCATTTCCACCCGCCATCACATCGCGGCGGCGGACCTGACCCCGCGGGGCGGTAGCGGCGGGGAGGGCAATAACGTGACGCGGCTGGTGGCCTATTTGCCGGTCAGCGAAGAGCTGGTCCTGCAAAATGACCACCGGATTTTCAAATGGTCGCTGCTCTCCGCCACCGTGAGCGCCCGCCGCGATACAGGCGGCTTGAACGGCGCGTTGTCCTTGCGCCATGGCCATGGCAATTCCGAGCTTTTTTATGTGGAAGCAGGGCGGTACGGGGTCTATCTCGACGCCGGGACATTGGCGGAAAAGGACCGGGTCGATTTAACCCGGTTTGACGGGATAACCGGCACCACCAAAAACCTTTATGAGGCGTCCAGCGATAGCCTGCTGGTATTTGATGCCGGTGTCGGCCTGCGGCGGTTATTTCTCCGCCGCCGCTCGGGCGGGGCGGCGGATCTGGGGCGGGTGGTCGGTGACCTCTGTACCCGGGCGGGCCTGTCCGCGGCGGAATTTGATACGGACAGGCTGCAAACCCCGCTGCCGGGATATGTGGTCAACCGGTCCATGTCCGTTGCCGATGCCCTGCAACCGCTTCGCCAGTACGGATTTTTTGATGTGGTGGAAAGCAACGAGAAGCTCAGCTTTATTCCCCGCAACCAGCAACGGGCCCTCTTGCTGGACCATGACCAGTTGCTGGCCCCACCAACCCTGCAAAGAGTTCAGGAAAGCGAGCTGCCGGAACGGATTTCGGTGACGTACCTGGCGGCGGATGCGGGCTATCAGCTGGGGTCCCAATCGGAAAAGCGTAGCTGTCAGCCGACCGCGACCATGTTCGGCCGCAACCACCTGAGCCGGAATTTGCCCCTGGCCCTGACGGCGGACGGTGCCCGGCAGACGGCGGAAAAAACACTTTACGCCCTCTGGGCGGAGCGGCAGTCGCTCACCGCCCGGCTGCCGCTTCGCTATCTGCTGCTGGACCCGGCAGATGTGATAGAGGTCAGCTTGCCGGCGGGCGATGCAGTCATGCGGTTGGCCGAGGTTAATCTGGGCGCTGATATGAGCCTGTCCGTGACAGCAAAAACAATTTCCGCCTTTGATTACAGCTCCCGTGTTTCCGGGCAAGCGGGCACGGGCTACGAACAGGTGCTGATCCGTCAGGGAACGCATGGCGACATGTTCATTCTCGATTTGCCCCTGTTGCGCGATCAGGACGCGACGGCCGGCAGCGGCAGCCGCTATTATTTCGCCCTGGATCGCTATCAGCCCGGGGTCCAGAGGGGCGCGCTACACGTTGCCCGTGATGATCAGCGGTATCAATTGGCGGGAACGGTATTTGAAAATGCCAGCTGGGGTATTGCCCTGCAGGCACTGCCCGCCCCCGACACGCCGTGGCAGACCGACCGGGTGAACAGCCTGGATGTGAGCTTTGTAAATGGCGGCGGGGCCTTGGAAACCATATCCGAGGCGGCCTTGCTGAACGGCGGGAATGCCCTGCTGGTGGGGGATGAAATACTCCAGTTCGCCGAGGTCAGCCAGAATGGCGATGGCAGTTATCATTTGGCAACACTGATCCGTGGCCGGCGGGGAACCGAAGGCGCCCGGCACAGCCATCAAACCGGTGAGAGAGTGCTTCTGTTGAGCGAAGAGGCCCTGGGGCGGGGCTTTACCCCGCTGGGTGAATTGAACCTTCCCCGGTCGTTCAAGGGGGTCGGGGCCGGGCAATCGCTGGAACTGGCCCCGGCGGAAATCCGTACCCTGACCGGGAAGGATTTACGGCCCTATGCGCCGGTTCAGATTACCGCGACACGGCGCGACAACAGGCTGTATCTGGGCTGGCAGCGGCGCACCCGGATTGGCGGCGGCGGCCTGAACGGGATTGTCCCGTTATCGGAAACCCATGAGCGCTATGAGCTCGTCTTTACCCATGCGGGAAAAACGGTGTCGAAATATCTCTCTGACGCTACGGAATATGCCTATGAACTGGCGGAATTCAACGCAGATTTCAACCAGGATTTGACCGGGTTCCCGGTGCTGTCCCTCAAGCTTTATCAACTTTCAGAAACCATCGGCCGCGGATACCCGGCCGTAAAGGAGATTTAA
- a CDS encoding DUF2460 domain-containing protein — protein MSFHDVRFPTTVSYGASGGPRFSTTVQVLNSGHEQRNINWAQARRDYSVDLSPSRGAEWTAILNFFHARRGRAYGFRLKDFSDFRMPRQTIGTGNGVQTEFQIFKRYVDEDLPAAPYDRLLNKIAPGTVHLYLSGSEQASGWSVDATSGILSLELPPAEAVDISLACEFDVPVRFDTDLLQAVIPGPDVHHWQSIKLVEIRL, from the coding sequence ATGAGTTTTCACGACGTGCGGTTTCCGACCACGGTGTCCTATGGCGCCAGCGGAGGTCCGCGGTTTTCAACCACGGTGCAGGTCCTCAATTCCGGTCACGAGCAGCGCAATATCAACTGGGCGCAGGCCCGCCGCGACTATTCCGTGGATTTAAGCCCGAGCCGCGGGGCCGAATGGACAGCCATCCTCAATTTCTTTCATGCGCGCCGGGGGCGGGCTTATGGCTTCCGGCTGAAGGATTTTTCCGATTTCCGGATGCCCCGGCAAACCATCGGCACCGGCAACGGCGTGCAAACCGAGTTTCAGATTTTCAAGCGCTATGTGGATGAGGATTTGCCCGCCGCACCCTATGACCGGCTGCTGAACAAGATTGCCCCGGGCACTGTCCATCTGTACCTGTCCGGGTCAGAGCAGGCAAGTGGCTGGTCCGTTGACGCGACCAGCGGTATCCTCAGCCTTGAGCTGCCGCCGGCGGAGGCCGTTGATATATCGCTGGCCTGTGAGTTCGATGTGCCCGTGCGCTTTGATACGGATCTGCTGCAGGCGGTTATCCCGGGGCCGGATGTGCATCACTGGCAAAGCATCAAGCTGGTGGAGATCCGCCTATGA